The Coleofasciculus chthonoplastes PCC 7420 genome includes a region encoding these proteins:
- a CDS encoding GAF domain-containing sensor histidine kinase, whose protein sequence is MAELETRIYCPLNGLNSTAQDQKRLATLQELGLLEAEGIAVFQEATQTAVRFLEVPIGWLGFLTTDQLLIQSAVGLSRVGLMNPLAQSRQLHRQESFCTYVVESQQVLAIQDTASNPVFAQSLLVGYYGIRAYLGAPLFTADGLCLGTLAVMDLVPRSFTPRDIEFLAMTARWCLSEFERNYQLRSHASILPDFPQASASLTPNESNFTQGMVSESSVPFSSTHSIKLQLLTHLTQELRTPLTSIMGMASVLNRQIYGELTDKQKEYLEIIHQSGQHLVSLVEEIMALDVFDEINNPPYLNLSPVDIEMLCQKAIHSLVETAEQNQQQIRLTIEPGTRLWLLDKEKVQQMLYYVILSVIYSAEAGGEIRLHVSRKIDTLNMAVWVSHPWLGEGVPTVYEELTDVSLTGRDSEKPKQNGEAAFPVSSTLKKPVISSVSMSKTLMVNGKEMLLKTDSRESLGLFLSCHLAELHHGKLAVQGLSESGDRYIISLPKLDL, encoded by the coding sequence ATGGCAGAGCTGGAAACGAGAATTTATTGTCCTCTGAATGGTTTAAACTCAACCGCACAAGACCAAAAACGGCTTGCTACTCTCCAAGAACTCGGTTTACTCGAAGCCGAAGGGATCGCCGTTTTCCAGGAAGCGACTCAGACGGCGGTGCGATTTTTAGAGGTTCCTATAGGTTGGTTGGGTTTCCTGACAACTGATCAACTCTTGATTCAATCAGCCGTTGGTTTATCGAGAGTGGGTTTGATGAATCCCCTTGCCCAATCTCGTCAATTACACCGTCAGGAAAGTTTCTGTACTTATGTGGTCGAGAGTCAGCAGGTTTTAGCGATTCAGGATACGGCAAGTAATCCAGTTTTTGCCCAAAGTTTGCTCGTGGGTTACTACGGTATCCGCGCTTATTTGGGAGCGCCTCTATTCACAGCCGATGGATTGTGCTTAGGTACGTTGGCGGTGATGGATTTAGTTCCGCGTTCTTTTACCCCTAGAGATATTGAGTTTCTGGCAATGACTGCTCGATGGTGTCTGAGTGAATTTGAGCGAAATTATCAGTTGCGATCGCACGCCTCAATTCTACCTGATTTTCCTCAGGCGAGTGCATCCCTAACCCCCAATGAGTCCAATTTTACTCAGGGGATGGTTAGCGAATCCTCTGTTCCGTTCTCCTCAACTCACTCAATTAAGCTGCAACTACTCACACATCTAACCCAAGAACTGCGAACTCCATTAACTTCAATTATGGGCATGGCAAGTGTTCTCAATCGCCAAATTTATGGTGAACTAACTGACAAACAGAAAGAATATTTAGAAATTATCCATCAAAGTGGTCAGCATCTCGTCTCCCTGGTTGAGGAAATTATGGCTCTGGATGTATTTGATGAAATTAATAACCCACCGTATCTGAATTTGAGTCCGGTCGATATTGAAATGCTTTGCCAAAAGGCAATTCATTCTCTGGTTGAAACCGCAGAGCAAAATCAGCAACAGATTCGTTTGACCATAGAACCGGGAACTCGACTTTGGTTACTCGATAAAGAAAAAGTGCAGCAAATGCTGTACTACGTTATCCTCAGCGTGATTTATTCGGCAGAAGCGGGAGGAGAAATTCGCCTTCATGTTTCTCGCAAAATTGATACGCTGAATATGGCGGTTTGGGTGTCTCATCCGTGGCTAGGAGAGGGCGTCCCCACCGTCTATGAGGAATTGACTGATGTATCCTTAACGGGGCGAGACAGCGAGAAGCCAAAGCAAAACGGTGAGGCGGCTTTCCCTGTGTCTTCGACATTGAAAAAGCCCGTGATTTCCAGTGTCTCCATGTCCAAAACCTTGATGGTGAATGGGAAGGAAATGCTGCTGAAAACCGATTCGCGTGAAAGTTTGGGCTTATTCCTCAGTTGTCATTTAGCCGAACTCCACCACGGAAAACTGGCGGTACAGGGTTTGTCGGAATCAGGCGATCGCTATATCATCAGTTTGCCTAAGTTAGATCTGTAG
- a CDS encoding pentapeptide repeat-containing protein: MARLGAGEAGGAEGAFAPLPTTIFDEGVNSKPGSLERSEGSKLKTPPIPLNGKLEIMQVQNFLTRYRQGDRDFAQVDLSGVNLKGADLRTINLSGANLTNTNLSWASLDYANLSGACLHQADLHNAILKHSNLNQAILTRVNLSKVDGQSASLCQANLSWVEAPYCNLSGANLQAAQLNHSNLTGATLDKTQLISTQLMAANLYQASLIAANLTTANLREVLLEKANLRDAILVGATLTEANLRQACLRRANLTQAELYRAILTDADLSEVTGDRVNLSRANLMGAYLLRASLVNANLRRTVLQNVYCLQTNLTAANLQGADLRQADLSGAYLNETILTEANLTDAYLIGSYLIRPKLEQAQLTGCCIHNWHLEEVDLTNVNCRYLFTQFNWETKTPNKRYPPTGDLMPGQLSQEKTTDLLLIEVPFSEMPNREVLVFTLAQVEQEYPDLKLSLKALSKQCDHYILYLSTKPGVNSQAVNQRILQLYPQMYQRFTHHRLTIWQLLEIDKSGDSQVNSSLNSATSPNPTQVLANNRRRIYKEVIHQIQQIILFQPPDKCAEGIQRLLDFLRQQNIPTQDIVQKIIRQAMLRRAKRDPLFQAQLLAWEKTADQAARLSLTGQAMHSAIALILSQVQPP; the protein is encoded by the coding sequence ATGGCACGTCTGGGGGCAGGGGAAGCTGGGGGAGCGGAGGGAGCATTCGCCCCCTTACCAACCACAATTTTCGATGAGGGCGTTAACTCAAAACCAGGTTCCCTTGAGCGAAGCGAAGGGTCAAAACTCAAAACTCCCCCAATCCCCTTAAATGGCAAACTGGAAATAATGCAAGTCCAGAACTTTCTCACTCGTTACCGCCAAGGAGACCGTGATTTCGCCCAGGTTGACCTGAGTGGTGTTAACCTGAAGGGGGCAGATTTGCGGACGATTAACTTAAGTGGGGCTAACCTGACGAATACCAACCTCAGTTGGGCATCCCTTGACTACGCTAATCTCAGTGGTGCTTGTCTGCATCAGGCAGATTTACACAACGCGATCCTAAAACATAGTAATCTTAACCAAGCCATCTTGACCCGTGTAAATCTCAGCAAGGTGGATGGGCAATCCGCTAGTCTTTGCCAAGCCAATTTAAGTTGGGTAGAAGCCCCCTACTGTAACTTGAGTGGTGCAAATCTCCAGGCAGCCCAGTTGAATCATAGTAATCTTACAGGGGCTACCCTGGATAAAACTCAGCTTATTAGCACACAGTTAATGGCGGCTAATCTCTACCAAGCCAGTCTCATTGCTGCCAATCTTACCACAGCCAACCTGCGGGAAGTTCTATTAGAGAAAGCTAATTTACGAGACGCGATATTAGTCGGTGCGACATTAACCGAAGCTAACCTGCGTCAGGCTTGTTTGCGCCGTGCCAACCTCACTCAGGCAGAACTCTATCGAGCTATTTTAACTGATGCAGATCTCAGTGAAGTCACAGGCGATCGCGTAAATTTAAGTCGGGCAAATCTGATGGGGGCGTATTTACTCAGAGCCAGCTTAGTAAACGCTAATTTGCGACGCACGGTTCTACAGAATGTCTATTGTTTACAGACGAATTTGACGGCGGCTAATCTGCAAGGGGCAGATTTACGACAGGCTGATTTAAGTGGGGCTTATTTAAATGAAACGATTTTAACTGAGGCAAATTTAACCGATGCCTATTTGATTGGTAGTTATTTAATTCGCCCCAAACTTGAGCAAGCCCAACTCACTGGATGCTGTATCCACAACTGGCATTTAGAAGAGGTAGATTTGACAAACGTGAATTGTCGTTACCTATTTACCCAGTTTAATTGGGAAACGAAAACGCCGAATAAACGCTATCCGCCTACAGGTGATTTGATGCCGGGACAACTGAGTCAAGAGAAAACGACTGATTTGCTCTTAATCGAGGTTCCTTTCTCGGAGATGCCAAATAGAGAGGTATTGGTATTTACCCTTGCCCAAGTGGAACAGGAATATCCTGATCTAAAACTGTCGCTGAAAGCCTTGAGTAAACAATGCGATCACTATATTCTTTACCTATCGACAAAACCGGGAGTCAATTCCCAAGCGGTAAATCAACGCATCCTGCAACTTTATCCCCAAATGTACCAGCGTTTTACCCATCACCGTCTAACAATTTGGCAATTGCTAGAGATAGACAAATCTGGAGACTCCCAAGTCAACTCGTCGTTAAATTCTGCTACCTCACCCAATCCAACTCAAGTTTTAGCCAATAATCGCCGCCGTATCTATAAGGAAGTTATTCATCAAATCCAACAAATTATTCTATTCCAGCCGCCTGATAAATGCGCCGAAGGGATACAGCGACTGTTGGATTTTTTACGTCAACAGAATATTCCCACCCAAGATATTGTGCAAAAAATCATTCGTCAAGCCATGCTCAGGCGGGCGAAACGCGATCCTTTATTTCAAGCCCAGTTATTGGCATGGGAAAAAACGGCGGATCAAGCGGCTCGTCTGTC